Below is a genomic region from Elstera cyanobacteriorum.
ATCCAGCAGCAGTACGCGCGGCTCTAGGATAAGCGCGCGGGCAATGGCGACGCGCTGGCGCTGCCCGCCAGAGAGTTGATGCGGGTAGCGGAAGCGGAAGTGCAGCGGCAGACCAACGTCGCGCAACGCCTGCTCAATACGCGCATCGCGGTCGCCAATCCCGTGAACGCTGAGCGCCTCGTCCAGCACCCGGTCGATGGTGTGGCGGGGATGCAGCGAGCCATAGGGGTCTTGAAAGACCATTTGCAGCTTTTTGTGGAAAGCCTTGTCGCGCTGCCGCCCCTGGGGTTGCCCGTCGATCACCACATCGCCCGTCCAATCGGGATTGAGGCCGGACAGGGCGCGCAGCACCGTCGATTTTCCCGAACCGCTTTCGCCGACGATGCCAAAGCAGGCGCCTTCCGGCACCGAAAAGGAGATGGATTTAACCGCCTTCACCACGCGCCCGCCGGTGTGGAAGGTGATGGTGAGATCGGCAACCTCGATCATCGGGCGGGTCACGGGCGGGCCTCCGTCAACCAAGCGGGATCGCGGGTCAGGGTCGGCAGGTCGCCGGGCGGGCTGTCGAGACGCGGCAGCGCCGCCAGCAGCCCCTGTGTATAGGGATGTTGCGCGTTCATCAGGTCTTTCGCGGCCAATTGTTCGACGATCCGCCCGCCGTACATCACCAGCACCCGGTCGCAGAAGGAGGCGACGAGGTTGAGGTCGTGGCTGATGAAGATCAGCCCCATGCCGCGTTGGGTCACGAGATCGTCGAGGATCGCCAGCACTTGCAACTGCACGGTGACGTCGAGCGCGCTGGTCGGCTCGTCGGCGATCATCAAATCGGGGTCGGGGATCAGCATCATGGCGATCATCACGCGCTGGCCCATACCGCCGGAAATTTCGTGCGGATAGGCGCGGTAGACGCGCTCTGGGTCGCGGATTTTCACTGCCTCCAGCATGGCGATGGCCTTTGCCCGCGCGGCGCGGCGGCTTAGGCGCTGGTGGGTCAGCAGCGCTTCTTCGATCTGGCGCCCAATGGTCATGACCGGGTTCAGCGAATATTTCGGGTCTTGCATCACAAGGCTGATGCGTTTGCCGCGAATCTGCCGCAGCGCCCTATCGTCGGCGGCTTGCAGGTCGATCCCGTCGAAGGTGATCTTTTTCGCCACCACCTCGCGCGCGCCGGGCACCAGCCGTAGCAGCGACCGCCCGGTCAAGGATTTGCCGGAGCCACTTTCCCCAACGATGCCGAGTTTCTCGCGGCCCATCGTAAAGCTAACGCCGCGCACCGCTTCGAAAATACCATCGGGCGTATCGAAGCGCACGCGCAGGTCTTCGACCTCAAGGAGGGGTTTGTCCACCATCGCGCGCCCCTTACCGCTGCTTGGGATCGAGCACGTCGCGCAACCCGTCCCCCAAAAGATTGAACCCGAGGCTGACGATCAGAATGGCAAGCCCCGGCATCGCCGCCACCCACCATTGATCGAGGATGTAGCGCCGCCCGGCCGAGATCATCGCCCCCCATTCCGGCGACGGCGGCTGCGCGCCAAGGCCAAGGAAGCCAAGGCCTGCCGCCGTTAAGATAATCCCGGCCATATCGAGCGTGACGCGGACAACCAGAGAGGAGGTGCAGAGCGGCACCACATGCCCAAGCAGGATGCGCAGGGGGGAGGCGCCGAGTAGCCTTGCCGCAGCGATGAAATCGGACTGGCGCGCCGTTAGGGTTTCGGCGCGGGCCATGCGGGCATAGGGCGGCCACGTGGTCAGCGCAATGGCGATAACGGCATTTTCGATCCCCGGCCCCAGCGCCGCCACAAAGGCCAGCGCCAGGATCAAGCGCGGGAAAGCCATGAAAATATCGGTGATGCGCATGAGGGTCGCATCGACCCAACCGCCAAAATAGCCGGCGATCACCCCAACGGCGAGGCCGAGCGGCGCGACGATGATCGCCACCAGCGCCACCACCGTCAGCGTAATCCGTGCGCCCCACAGCAACCGCGAGAGAATATCGCGGCCAAGATCGTCGGTCCCTAACAGATGCGCGCCGCCGGGCGGCAACAGCCGGTTATCAAGATCCTGAATGACGGGGGAATAGGGCGCCAGTACGGGGGCAAGCGCGGCGACAAAGATCAGCGCCAGCACAATGGCAAGGCCGATCATCGCCAAAGGATTGCGCTTAAACGCCAACCAGCGCCGGTAACTTTGGCCGAGATGGGCCTGACGGCGGCTTTTAGGGTCGGAGGTTAGCAGCCAAGCGCGCAGGGATTGGGGTTCGGTCGCCGCCATTACTTCGCCCTCGGATCGACGACGCGATACAGAAGATCGCAGAAAAGATTGAGCAGAATGAAGGTTGCCCCCACCACCAGCGTGCCGCCCAGCACCGCATTCATATCGGCGTTCAGCAGCGAGGCGGTGATATAGGACCCCAGCCCCGGCCAGGCGAAGACGGTTTCGGTCAACACCGAGCCTTCAAGCAAATGGGCATAGGAAAGGGCGATCACTGTGATCAGCGGCACGGCAATGTTGCCCAAGGCGTGCCCCCAAACAATCCGCCGCTCCGACAGCCCCTTGACCCGCGCCGTGGTGATATATTCCTGGCGTAATTGTTCGACCATAAAGCTGCGCGTCATGCGGCTGATATAGGCCATCGAGGAATAGCCCAGCACGGCGGCGGG
It encodes:
- a CDS encoding ABC transporter ATP-binding protein, which gives rise to MIEVADLTITFHTGGRVVKAVKSISFSVPEGACFGIVGESGSGKSTVLRALSGLNPDWTGDVVIDGQPQGRQRDKAFHKKLQMVFQDPYGSLHPRHTIDRVLDEALSVHGIGDRDARIEQALRDVGLPLHFRFRYPHQLSGGQRQRVAIARALILEPRVLLLDEPTSALDVSVQAEILNLLRRLRAERGLTYLLVTHNLAVLSNMCDTVAVMRHGEIVEVAEMALIRSGTARQPYTRQLLAASQGYDRAAVAGLVD
- a CDS encoding ABC transporter ATP-binding protein, yielding MVDKPLLEVEDLRVRFDTPDGIFEAVRGVSFTMGREKLGIVGESGSGKSLTGRSLLRLVPGAREVVAKKITFDGIDLQAADDRALRQIRGKRISLVMQDPKYSLNPVMTIGRQIEEALLTHQRLSRRAARAKAIAMLEAVKIRDPERVYRAYPHEISGGMGQRVMIAMMLIPDPDLMIADEPTSALDVTVQLQVLAILDDLVTQRGMGLIFISHDLNLVASFCDRVLVMYGGRIVEQLAAKDLMNAQHPYTQGLLAALPRLDSPPGDLPTLTRDPAWLTEARP
- the nikC gene encoding nickel transporter permease, translated to MAATEPQSLRAWLLTSDPKSRRQAHLGQSYRRWLAFKRNPLAMIGLAIVLALIFVAALAPVLAPYSPVIQDLDNRLLPPGGAHLLGTDDLGRDILSRLLWGARITLTVVALVAIIVAPLGLAVGVIAGYFGGWVDATLMRITDIFMAFPRLILALAFVAALGPGIENAVIAIALTTWPPYARMARAETLTARQSDFIAAARLLGASPLRILLGHVVPLCTSSLVVRVTLDMAGIILTAAGLGFLGLGAQPPSPEWGAMISAGRRYILDQWWVAAMPGLAILIVSLGFNLLGDGLRDVLDPKQR